Proteins encoded within one genomic window of Gracilimonas sp.:
- a CDS encoding rhodanese-like domain-containing protein: MKSITVHELNKKKENEESFFLLDVREYHEYLVSNIGGHHIPYNDLESRMNEIEEYKDSKVIVMCRSGNTSKDAAETLLNSGFKNVFSLEGGMKKWAKEIDPSLPVI; the protein is encoded by the coding sequence ATGAAATCGATTACTGTTCATGAATTAAATAAGAAAAAGGAAAACGAAGAATCTTTTTTTTTACTGGATGTTCGTGAATATCACGAATATTTGGTATCCAATATTGGAGGGCATCATATTCCCTATAATGATCTTGAAAGCAGAATGAATGAAATAGAAGAGTACAAAGATTCGAAGGTAATTGTAATGTGTCGCTCCGGAAATACAAGCAAAGATGCGGCTGAAACACTTCTTAACTCTGGATTCAAAAATGTTTTTAGCTTAGAAGGCGGAATGAAAAAATGGGCTAAGGAGATTGATCCTTCACTTCCGGTAATATAA
- a CDS encoding amidohydrolase family protein, whose product MPNYFKEKVLKILFIFFIVFLASWQGLKAQNDSFDVLLKNGYIYDGSGNPWFKADIGIKGERIQRIGDLEKASALEVIDLSGLYVSPGFIDIHSHAYGPIAMKGGIASDDVRRRQAPNLISQGITTIVGNHDGRSVDEPFDQQLAELKEKGIGVNTALMVGHNTIRSKVMGDEYEKPATISQIKEMQGLVRKAMEEGAFGMSAGLEYFPGRWSNTDELIALVEEITPFGGVYISHQRSEAKTPMLWLPSDNTPTPPTLLDAVEETIEIGRQTGATVVASHLKARGSNFWGGSIAAVSLIQQARDQGVSVYADQYPYNTSGSDGNTRLLPRWVFDFERFGLEESGSPNYNLPLNKVLEAPELRTALYEDIRHSLAYRGGAERIVVFEHPDSTYIGKSIKELAGLNEIAPEDMVIELQRRGFQDRPGGARLRSFSMHQNDLDAIAKTDWTATTTDGMITLPEDGQDIHARYYGTFPRKIHKYALMDETISVAHAIRSSTSLPAQIMGIENRGLIEEGYYADLVVFDMNTIQDLSTFFEPHQHSAGIEFVFINGKQALANGKLTRNLFGKTITPKNSQNK is encoded by the coding sequence ATGCCAAACTACTTCAAAGAAAAAGTTCTAAAGATCCTTTTTATATTTTTTATTGTTTTTTTAGCAAGCTGGCAGGGACTAAAAGCTCAAAATGATTCCTTCGATGTTTTATTAAAAAATGGTTACATATATGATGGGTCAGGAAACCCGTGGTTTAAAGCAGATATTGGAATTAAAGGAGAGAGAATACAACGAATTGGCGACCTTGAAAAAGCCTCTGCCTTAGAAGTGATTGATTTGTCGGGATTATATGTATCCCCTGGTTTTATTGATATTCATTCTCATGCCTATGGACCAATAGCTATGAAAGGAGGTATTGCTTCAGATGATGTGAGAAGAAGACAGGCCCCCAACTTGATCTCTCAGGGTATCACTACAATTGTTGGGAACCATGATGGCCGGTCGGTTGATGAACCGTTTGATCAACAACTGGCAGAGCTTAAGGAAAAAGGTATTGGGGTAAATACGGCTCTCATGGTGGGGCACAATACAATCCGAAGTAAAGTGATGGGTGACGAGTATGAGAAGCCGGCTACTATAAGCCAGATCAAAGAAATGCAGGGGTTGGTTAGAAAGGCGATGGAAGAAGGCGCTTTCGGAATGTCAGCCGGGTTAGAGTATTTTCCGGGCCGCTGGAGTAATACAGATGAATTAATAGCTCTTGTAGAAGAAATTACTCCATTTGGAGGCGTTTACATTTCACACCAAAGGAGTGAAGCTAAAACACCGATGCTTTGGCTGCCAAGTGATAATACTCCAACTCCTCCAACTCTTTTGGACGCAGTAGAGGAAACCATTGAAATAGGAAGACAAACAGGAGCGACCGTAGTAGCCTCTCATCTCAAGGCGAGAGGGTCAAATTTTTGGGGTGGAAGTATCGCCGCAGTATCACTGATTCAACAGGCAAGAGACCAAGGGGTGTCTGTTTACGCGGATCAATATCCTTATAATACCAGTGGAAGTGATGGCAATACCAGGTTGTTACCTCGGTGGGTTTTTGATTTTGAAAGGTTTGGATTGGAAGAAAGTGGATCACCAAATTATAACCTTCCTTTGAACAAAGTATTGGAGGCCCCGGAGTTAAGAACAGCTTTATATGAAGATATTAGACATTCCCTCGCTTACCGGGGAGGAGCGGAACGCATTGTAGTGTTTGAACATCCAGATTCTACTTACATTGGAAAAAGTATTAAAGAACTGGCCGGGTTAAATGAGATAGCTCCTGAAGATATGGTGATAGAATTGCAGCGGAGGGGCTTTCAAGATAGACCGGGAGGGGCAAGATTGAGAAGTTTTTCAATGCATCAAAATGATCTGGATGCTATAGCTAAGACAGACTGGACCGCTACCACCACCGATGGAATGATTACCCTGCCAGAAGATGGGCAGGATATTCACGCACGTTATTATGGAACATTTCCCAGAAAGATCCATAAGTATGCACTTATGGATGAGACCATTAGTGTTGCACATGCTATCCGCTCTTCTACCTCACTTCCTGCCCAAATTATGGGTATCGAGAATCGAGGATTAATTGAAGAAGGATATTACGCTGATCTGGTGGTATTTGATATGAATACAATTCAGGATCTCTCCACTTTTTTTGAACCTCATCAACACTCAGCCGGTATTGAGTTTGTCTTTATAAACGGTAAGCAGGCATTGGCAAACGGAAAGCTTACAAGGAATCTTTTTGGAAAAACTATCACTCCCAAAAACTCCCAAAATAAGTAG
- the rho gene encoding transcription termination factor Rho, producing MARKKNYKNRNKNKRNNRGNKGDNVFIPKFHWKNNQGVAGRYAGVLEINSKGWGFIRKLDYEFSYQPQDPFLKPEEVKELDLRPGLVLEGEFEEDNKGHKHVANVDVINGRPVEAWTKSSRFERQTPIMPVDWIKLGFNADDVEMRVMDLVAPIGKGQRALIVAPPRTGKTVLLKKIAKSLNENYDDLHVSVLLVDERPEEVTDFIRTTQAEVFASSNDKQTQSHIRITEMALGYAKRKAEMGEDAVLLIDSLTRLGRAYNAIQTNSGRTLSGGLDIRALEIPKKIFGSARKIEGGGSLTIIATCLIETNSRMDDLIFEEFKGTGNMELVLDRELSNDRIYPAINIAASGTRNEHKFITDSLEERNMVRRYLLKKSPKESMLGLLKVLKNTDSNQELLNQIAALA from the coding sequence ATGGCACGTAAAAAAAATTATAAAAACCGCAATAAGAACAAGCGAAATAATCGCGGAAACAAGGGGGACAATGTATTCATCCCGAAATTTCACTGGAAAAATAATCAGGGTGTAGCCGGTCGCTATGCCGGAGTCCTGGAAATTAATTCGAAAGGATGGGGGTTTATTCGCAAGCTTGATTATGAATTTTCATACCAGCCGCAAGATCCTTTTTTAAAACCGGAAGAGGTCAAAGAGCTGGATCTTCGTCCGGGCCTGGTTCTGGAAGGTGAGTTTGAAGAAGACAACAAAGGCCACAAGCATGTTGCTAATGTAGACGTTATTAACGGAAGACCCGTAGAGGCCTGGACAAAATCCAGTCGCTTTGAACGTCAGACCCCCATTATGCCCGTTGATTGGATAAAACTTGGTTTTAACGCCGATGATGTTGAAATGCGAGTGATGGATTTAGTTGCCCCTATAGGCAAAGGCCAGCGCGCACTTATTGTAGCACCGCCCCGAACCGGTAAAACCGTTTTGCTAAAAAAGATCGCCAAGTCATTAAATGAAAATTATGATGATCTTCACGTAAGTGTGCTTTTAGTGGATGAGCGCCCGGAAGAAGTTACAGACTTTATTAGGACTACTCAGGCTGAAGTTTTTGCCTCCTCAAACGACAAACAAACCCAAAGTCACATTCGCATTACCGAAATGGCCTTAGGCTATGCTAAAAGAAAAGCCGAAATGGGTGAAGATGCCGTTCTGCTAATTGACTCTCTTACACGATTAGGGAGAGCTTATAACGCTATTCAAACCAACAGCGGGAGAACGCTTTCCGGTGGTTTGGATATCCGTGCGCTTGAAATCCCAAAAAAGATTTTTGGTTCCGCTCGTAAAATTGAGGGTGGCGGCTCTTTGACTATCATCGCCACTTGTTTAATTGAAACTAATTCAAGAATGGATGATTTGATCTTTGAAGAGTTCAAAGGGACCGGGAATATGGAATTGGTTTTAGATCGTGAATTGTCAAATGACCGTATTTATCCGGCCATTAACATCGCGGCTTCAGGGACAAGGAATGAACACAAATTTATTACAGATTCCCTGGAAGAGCGAAATATGGTACGGCGATACCTGCTTAAGAAATCTCCAAAAGAATCTATGCTTGGTCTTCTTAAAGTACTGAAGAATACAGATAGCAATCAGGAGCTACTGAATCAGATTGCTGCTTTAGCCTGA
- a CDS encoding tetratricopeptide repeat protein, whose translation MKKLITLLGILFVSTPLTHAQANCNPEPPSGLSPLAAYSIFYENYRSGDYEFALDYGRWMICAKPEKLEGNPRFSLLTQYERMAKIYQEIARSKEDPSEKRAYVDSALTVLNEAIELFGEDPKAKFDLTFDRGRFYQENYNNMDDGLQKAYSDYEQLFELDPQRALNMGDGYYLRQALNNIIKQDRTEDAQAFIDKVKPHAEGDALEFIEEKQQEILGSPEEQIAYFSPLVEEDPENIDAWKALESAYENLDNREKLNEVKLKINELEPTYDSALDLAEFARSNANYSNAVKYYKEALDRASEDAQKKDLYLRLADMHISLEQLSTAKSYVQDALAIDPNDGRAYIKMATIYGAAVTQCTEGRKLEAEDKVVYWLVIDYLNKAKNIDSSVANTVNQQLSTYEDVTPNSEDKFFTLNLENGQKITVDGSLRSCYSWINETTTVR comes from the coding sequence ATGAAAAAATTAATAACGCTTTTAGGGATTCTTTTTGTTAGCACTCCCCTTACACACGCTCAGGCAAACTGTAACCCAGAGCCACCAAGTGGTTTATCTCCGTTAGCTGCCTATTCCATTTTTTACGAAAATTACAGATCCGGTGATTATGAATTTGCCCTGGATTATGGGCGATGGATGATCTGTGCAAAACCTGAAAAACTTGAAGGAAACCCACGTTTTAGCCTTCTAACACAATACGAGCGCATGGCTAAGATTTACCAAGAGATTGCTCGAAGCAAAGAAGACCCTAGTGAGAAAAGAGCATATGTCGATTCCGCGCTGACCGTCCTTAATGAGGCAATAGAGCTTTTTGGAGAAGATCCAAAAGCAAAATTTGACCTGACTTTTGATAGGGGGCGATTTTATCAGGAAAATTACAATAACATGGATGACGGGCTTCAAAAAGCTTATTCTGACTACGAACAGCTGTTTGAATTAGATCCTCAACGCGCTCTTAATATGGGCGATGGTTATTATCTGCGACAAGCGCTGAATAACATTATCAAACAAGACAGGACAGAGGACGCACAGGCATTTATTGATAAGGTTAAACCTCATGCAGAGGGCGATGCCCTTGAATTTATTGAAGAGAAGCAACAAGAAATTTTAGGGTCTCCTGAGGAACAAATTGCCTATTTCTCTCCTCTTGTGGAAGAAGATCCCGAAAATATTGACGCATGGAAAGCCCTTGAATCTGCTTATGAAAACCTGGATAACCGGGAAAAACTCAATGAAGTAAAGCTTAAAATTAATGAGCTTGAGCCAACCTACGATAGTGCATTAGATTTGGCTGAATTTGCCCGCAGTAATGCAAACTATAGCAATGCTGTTAAGTACTATAAGGAAGCCCTTGACAGAGCTTCTGAAGATGCTCAAAAGAAAGATTTGTACCTGAGACTGGCTGACATGCATATAAGCCTGGAGCAACTGAGTACCGCTAAAAGCTATGTTCAGGATGCTCTTGCCATCGACCCTAATGATGGGCGTGCTTATATAAAAATGGCCACTATTTACGGCGCGGCTGTAACACAATGTACTGAAGGACGCAAGCTTGAAGCCGAAGATAAAGTGGTTTACTGGCTTGTAATTGACTACTTAAACAAAGCAAAGAATATTGATTCTTCGGTTGCTAATACCGTAAATCAACAACTTTCTACTTATGAAGACGTTACCCCTAATTCCGAAGACAAATTCTTTACATTGAATCTTGAAAATGGGCAAAAGATAACTGTTGACGGCTCTTTAAGAAGCTGTTATAGCTGGATTAACGAAACAACTACTGTTCGATAA
- a CDS encoding glycogen/starch synthase, with product MKILYVAAEISPFARMTYTADLLRFLPASLQDKGFEIRILLPKYGTINDRRNRLHEVIRLSGIEVEVGDKVETMKIKVASIPNAKLQVYFLDNDTYFKRKGLFRKPDSEEFYEDNDERLAFYNKGVLETVIKLGWEPDIIHCHDWPAGLTPLLVKTLYKDEDIFKNTKIVYNLHHPINEGDSDSARVLELLGLPADTDIDNLTEEGKVDLLKLGLKYSDHVVTGNYLKDEFDDIFKELGIKPEKIQGSPEDVSDKFAEYYRTISDAE from the coding sequence ATGAAAATTCTTTACGTTGCAGCAGAAATTTCCCCTTTCGCACGCATGACTTATACGGCCGATTTACTTCGGTTTTTACCTGCTTCATTACAAGACAAAGGATTCGAAATTCGAATTCTGCTTCCTAAATACGGAACTATTAACGACAGAAGGAACAGGCTGCACGAAGTAATCCGCCTTTCCGGTATTGAAGTGGAAGTAGGAGACAAGGTAGAAACCATGAAAATTAAGGTAGCCAGCATTCCTAATGCCAAGCTACAGGTTTACTTTTTGGATAATGACACTTACTTCAAGAGAAAGGGACTTTTCAGGAAACCGGATTCTGAAGAATTTTATGAAGATAATGACGAACGTCTTGCCTTCTACAATAAAGGCGTACTCGAGACAGTTATTAAGCTCGGCTGGGAGCCGGATATTATCCATTGCCACGACTGGCCGGCTGGATTAACTCCGCTTTTAGTGAAAACACTATATAAAGACGAAGACATTTTCAAAAACACAAAAATCGTATATAACTTACATCACCCCATAAATGAAGGTGATTCTGATTCTGCGAGAGTATTGGAGCTTCTCGGATTACCGGCCGATACCGATATCGATAATCTTACAGAAGAAGGAAAAGTGGATTTACTGAAACTTGGATTGAAATACAGTGATCACGTGGTAACAGGCAATTACCTGAAAGATGAATTTGACGACATTTTCAAAGAGCTGGGTATCAAGCCGGAGAAAATCCAGGGATCCCCGGAAGATGTATCTGATAAATTTGCCGAATATTATCGGACTATTTCCGATGCAGAATAG